In one window of Nocardia brasiliensis DNA:
- a CDS encoding dihydrofolate reductase family protein — protein sequence MTRPHVLLSVAVSVDGYIDDASPDRLRLSGPADFDRVDQVRAESDAILIGAHTLRRDNPRLLVDSAARRAARVAAGKPEYPVKITVTASGDLDPGLRFWRHGGDKLVYTTDAGAARIGERLSGLAEVRSLGAELDFGALLDDLGHRGIARLMVEGGTRIHTAFLAADLADELHLAIAPLLVGDPEAPRFLDPAAFPGAPHRRMRLVEVDQVGDVAVLRYRPKSSPLPAEQDDRFLRRAIELARQCPPSTTAFSVGAVIVADGVEIATGYSRETDDKVHAEESALNKLDPDDPRLAAATIYTTLEPCSQRGTATRLPCTDRILRAGIPRVVLAWREPPTFVTNCVGVEKLRTHGVEVVELSELAQEAMSMNRHLDLN from the coding sequence GTGACTCGTCCCCATGTGCTGTTGTCCGTCGCGGTGAGCGTCGACGGCTACATCGATGACGCGAGCCCAGACCGCCTGCGCCTGTCCGGGCCCGCCGATTTCGACCGAGTCGATCAGGTGCGCGCGGAGTCCGACGCGATTCTGATCGGCGCGCACACGCTGCGCCGGGACAACCCGCGGCTGCTGGTGGACAGCGCCGCGCGCCGAGCCGCCCGGGTCGCGGCGGGCAAGCCCGAGTATCCGGTGAAGATCACGGTCACCGCGAGCGGCGACCTCGATCCCGGGCTGCGGTTCTGGCGGCACGGCGGTGACAAGCTCGTCTACACCACCGATGCGGGCGCGGCGCGGATCGGGGAACGCCTGTCCGGGTTGGCCGAGGTCCGCTCGCTCGGCGCCGAACTCGACTTCGGCGCACTGCTCGACGACCTCGGCCACCGCGGCATCGCCCGCCTCATGGTCGAGGGCGGCACCCGCATCCACACCGCGTTCCTGGCCGCCGATCTGGCCGACGAACTGCACCTCGCGATCGCTCCCCTCCTGGTAGGCGATCCCGAGGCGCCCCGATTCCTCGATCCGGCAGCGTTTCCCGGCGCGCCGCACCGCAGGATGCGCCTGGTCGAGGTCGACCAGGTCGGCGATGTGGCGGTGCTGCGTTATCGCCCGAAGTCGAGCCCGCTCCCGGCGGAGCAGGACGACCGCTTTCTGCGGCGGGCGATCGAGCTGGCGCGGCAGTGCCCGCCGAGCACCACCGCCTTCTCCGTCGGAGCGGTGATCGTCGCCGACGGTGTGGAGATCGCGACCGGCTACTCGCGCGAAACCGACGACAAGGTGCACGCCGAGGAGTCGGCGCTGAACAAGCTCGATCCGGACGATCCCCGGCTGGCCGCCGCCACGATCTACACCACGCTGGAACCGTGTTCGCAGCGCGGCACCGCGACCCGGCTGCCGTGCACCGATCGGATCCTGCGGGCGGGCATTCCCCGGGTGGTGCTGGCCTGGCGCGAACCGCCGACGTTCGTGACCAACTGTGTCGGCGTGGAAAAGCTCCGCACGCACGGGGTCGAGGTGGTCGAGCTGAGCGAGCTTGCGCAGGAGGCGATGTCGATGAACCGCCACCTGGACCTGAACTAA
- a CDS encoding CBS domain-containing protein has protein sequence MTTARDIMKPGAQWIAKDETVGKAARVMAELGVGSLVIADDSDRMCGIITDRDIVVKCIAQGRSPATTRAAELCAATPRWVAADADIEVVLDEMESHRIKRMPVIENKRLVGMISEADLARHLDDNQLGEFVTAVYGRP, from the coding sequence ATGACGACCGCAAGGGACATCATGAAGCCCGGCGCGCAGTGGATCGCCAAGGACGAAACCGTCGGAAAGGCCGCCCGCGTTATGGCCGAACTCGGCGTCGGGTCGCTGGTCATCGCCGACGACAGCGACCGGATGTGCGGGATCATCACCGACCGCGACATCGTCGTGAAGTGCATCGCGCAGGGTCGCTCGCCCGCCACCACTCGCGCGGCCGAGCTCTGCGCCGCGACGCCACGTTGGGTGGCCGCCGACGCCGACATCGAAGTGGTGCTCGACGAGATGGAAAGCCACCGGATCAAACGGATGCCGGTGATCGAGAACAAACGGCTGGTCGGCATGATCAGCGAGGCCGATCTAGCCCGTCACCTCGACGACAATCAGCTCGGCGAGTTCGTCACCGCGGTCTACGGGCGGCCTTAG